One Anolis carolinensis isolate JA03-04 chromosome 5, rAnoCar3.1.pri, whole genome shotgun sequence DNA segment encodes these proteins:
- the fip1l1 gene encoding pre-mRNA 3'-end-processing factor FIP1 isoform X12 translates to MAATAAAATAAAGSTEVERLSADLSGAGAGDEEEEWLYGDENEEERPEEVPASAQPTSGNEEEAVAENGVVKTKVTEAEDDSDSDSDDDEDDVQVTIGDIKTGAPQYGYGAAPVNLNIKTGGRSYGSSGAKVKGVDLDAPGSINGVPLLEVDLDSFEDKPWRKPGADLSDYFNYGFNEDTWKAYCEKQKRIRMGLEILPNKITAEDIAMEVTPGTEIPDGTYNLFKVQQGRTGNMEKEMLLPPPKAEFTSPPPLFKTGIPSNRTSASSQSQTSTAARKTSSGIGKWQDRYGRADSPELRRLAGAIDVIGQTITISRVEGRRRANENSNIQVLSDRSSTEVDGGFSKPPPFFPPGAPPTHLPPPPFLPPPPSVSTAPPLIPPPGFPPPPGGPPPSLIPTIESGHSSGFDGRSARAFPYGGVTFPHLTGSAPAWSSLMDSSKQWDYYARRDKDRERERDRDRERDRDRDRERERTRERERERDHSPTPSVFNSDEERYRYREYADRGYERHRTSREKEERHRERRHREKEETRHKSSRSNSRRRHDSEEGDSHRRHKHKKSKKSKEGKETGGGEPAPEQENTEAAPAE, encoded by the exons atGAGAATGAAGAGGAGAGGCCAGAGGAAGTACCTGCTAG CGCCCAACCCACTTCTGGAAATGAAGAAGAAGCAGTAGCTGAGAATGGTGTAGTGAAAACG AAAGTTACAGAAGCTGAGGATGATAGTGAcagtgatagtgatgatgatgaagatgatgttcAGGTCACTATAGGAGATATTAAAACAGGAGCTCCACAATATGG GTATGGCGCAGCACCTGTGAATCTCAATATTAAAACGGGAGGACGATCTTATGGCTCTTCAG GGGCAAAAGTGAAAGGAGTTGATCTTGATGCACCAGGAAGCATTAATGGTGTTCCGCTATTAGAAGTTGATTTGGATTCATTTGAGGATAAACCTTGGAGAAAACCAG GTGCTGAcctctcagattatttcaattaTGGATTTAATGAAGACACCTGGAAAGCATACTGTGAAAAACAAAAGAGGATACGAATGGGACTTGAAATTTTACCAAATAAAATTACG GCCGAAGACATTGCTATGGAAGTAACGCCAGGGACAGAGATTCCAGATGGCACATACAATCTTTTTAAG GTGCAGCAAGGCAGAACCGGAAACATGGAGAAAGAAATGTTACTTCCACCACCCAAAGCTGAGTTTACATCTCCCCCACCTTTATTCAAGACAGGAATCCCATCAAACAG AACCAGCGCTTCTTCTCAGTCGCAGACgagcactgcagccagaaaaACCAGTTCAGGCATCGGGAAGTGGCAGGATCGATATGGGAGGGCTGATTCGCCTGAACTAAG aagGCTTGCTGGCGCTATAGATGTGATTGGACAGACTATCACAATTAGCCGAGTAGAAGGAAGACGACGTGCCAatgaaaacagcaacatacaG gTTCTTTCTGATCGTTCCAGTACTGAAGTGGATGGCGGTTTTTCCAAGCCTCCTCCGTTTTTTCCTCCAGGAGCTCCTCCTACTCACCTTccacctcctccttttctcccaccgCCACCGTCTGTCAGTACTGCCCCACCTCTGATTCCCCCTCCAG GCTTTCCTCCCCCACCTGGAGGACCACCACCGTCTCTTATACCAACAATAGAAAG TGGACATTCCTCTGGTTTTGATGGCCGCTCAGCTCGTGCATTTCCATATGGTGGTG TCACCTTTCCGCACCTTACAGGTTCTGCCCCAGCATGGTCTAGTCTTATGGATTCAAGCAAACAATGGGATTATTATGCAAGAAGAGATAAAGATCGAGAACGGGAGAGAGATCGAGATAGAGAACGGGACCGTGATCGGGACAGGGAACGAGAACGTACTCGTGAAAGGGAGCGTGAGCGTGATCATAGTCCAACTCCTAGTGTATTCAACAG TGATGAAGAACGTTATAGGTACAGAGAATATGCAGATAGAGGCTATGAGCGGCATAGAACaagcagagagaaagaagagcGGCACCGAGAAAGGAGACATCGAGAAAAGGAAGAGACGAGACACAAGTCATCGCGAAG TAACAGCAGACGTCGCCATGACAGTGAAGAGGGAGACAGCCACAGGAGGCACAAacacaaaaaatccaaaaagagcaaagaaggaaaagaaacaggTGGTGGAGAACCTGCCCCTGAACAGGAAAACACTGAAGCTGCCCCAGCAGAATAG
- the fip1l1 gene encoding pre-mRNA 3'-end-processing factor FIP1 isoform X10 yields the protein MAATAAAATAAAGSTEVERLSADLSGAGAGDEEEEWLYGDENEEERPEEVPASAQPTSGNEEEAVAENGVVKTKVTEAEDDSDSDSDDDEDDVQVTIGDIKTGAPQYGYGAAPVNLNIKTGGRSYGSSGAKVKGVDLDAPGSINGVPLLEVDLDSFEDKPWRKPGADLSDYFNYGFNEDTWKAYCEKQKRIRMGLEILPNKITAEDIAMEVTPGTEIPDGTYNLFKVQQGRTGNMEKEMLLPPPKAEFTSPPPLFKTGIPSNRTSASSQSQTSTAARKTSSGIGKWQDRYGRADSPELRLAGAIDVIGQTITISRVEGRRRANENSNIQVLSDRSSTEVDGGFSKPPPFFPPGAPPTHLPPPPFLPPPPSVSTAPPLIPPPGYKGTGIPITVPPPGFPPPPGGPPPSLIPTIESGHSSGFDGRSARAFPYGGVTFPHLTGSAPAWSSLMDSSKQWDYYARRDKDRERERDRDRERDRDRDRERERTRERERERDHSPTPSVFNSDEERYRYREYADRGYERHRTSREKEERHRERRHREKEETRHKSSRSNSRRRHDSEEGDSHRRHKHKKSKKSKEGKETGGGEPAPEQENTEAAPAE from the exons atGAGAATGAAGAGGAGAGGCCAGAGGAAGTACCTGCTAG CGCCCAACCCACTTCTGGAAATGAAGAAGAAGCAGTAGCTGAGAATGGTGTAGTGAAAACG AAAGTTACAGAAGCTGAGGATGATAGTGAcagtgatagtgatgatgatgaagatgatgttcAGGTCACTATAGGAGATATTAAAACAGGAGCTCCACAATATGG GTATGGCGCAGCACCTGTGAATCTCAATATTAAAACGGGAGGACGATCTTATGGCTCTTCAG GGGCAAAAGTGAAAGGAGTTGATCTTGATGCACCAGGAAGCATTAATGGTGTTCCGCTATTAGAAGTTGATTTGGATTCATTTGAGGATAAACCTTGGAGAAAACCAG GTGCTGAcctctcagattatttcaattaTGGATTTAATGAAGACACCTGGAAAGCATACTGTGAAAAACAAAAGAGGATACGAATGGGACTTGAAATTTTACCAAATAAAATTACG GCCGAAGACATTGCTATGGAAGTAACGCCAGGGACAGAGATTCCAGATGGCACATACAATCTTTTTAAG GTGCAGCAAGGCAGAACCGGAAACATGGAGAAAGAAATGTTACTTCCACCACCCAAAGCTGAGTTTACATCTCCCCCACCTTTATTCAAGACAGGAATCCCATCAAACAG AACCAGCGCTTCTTCTCAGTCGCAGACgagcactgcagccagaaaaACCAGTTCAGGCATCGGGAAGTGGCAGGATCGATATGGGAGGGCTGATTCGCCTGAACTAAG GCTTGCTGGCGCTATAGATGTGATTGGACAGACTATCACAATTAGCCGAGTAGAAGGAAGACGACGTGCCAatgaaaacagcaacatacaG gTTCTTTCTGATCGTTCCAGTACTGAAGTGGATGGCGGTTTTTCCAAGCCTCCTCCGTTTTTTCCTCCAGGAGCTCCTCCTACTCACCTTccacctcctccttttctcccaccgCCACCGTCTGTCAGTACTGCCCCACCTCTGATTCCCCCTCCAG GATATAAAGGCACAG gtATACCAATAACTGTGCCACCGCCAG GCTTTCCTCCCCCACCTGGAGGACCACCACCGTCTCTTATACCAACAATAGAAAG TGGACATTCCTCTGGTTTTGATGGCCGCTCAGCTCGTGCATTTCCATATGGTGGTG TCACCTTTCCGCACCTTACAGGTTCTGCCCCAGCATGGTCTAGTCTTATGGATTCAAGCAAACAATGGGATTATTATGCAAGAAGAGATAAAGATCGAGAACGGGAGAGAGATCGAGATAGAGAACGGGACCGTGATCGGGACAGGGAACGAGAACGTACTCGTGAAAGGGAGCGTGAGCGTGATCATAGTCCAACTCCTAGTGTATTCAACAG TGATGAAGAACGTTATAGGTACAGAGAATATGCAGATAGAGGCTATGAGCGGCATAGAACaagcagagagaaagaagagcGGCACCGAGAAAGGAGACATCGAGAAAAGGAAGAGACGAGACACAAGTCATCGCGAAG TAACAGCAGACGTCGCCATGACAGTGAAGAGGGAGACAGCCACAGGAGGCACAAacacaaaaaatccaaaaagagcaaagaaggaaaagaaacaggTGGTGGAGAACCTGCCCCTGAACAGGAAAACACTGAAGCTGCCCCAGCAGAATAG
- the fip1l1 gene encoding pre-mRNA 3'-end-processing factor FIP1 isoform X8, with protein MAATAAAATAAAGSTEVERLSADLSGAGAGDEEEEWLYGDENEEERPEEVPASAQPTSGNEEEAVAENGVVKTKVTEAEDDSDSDSDDDEDDVQVTIGDIKTGAPQYGYGAAPVNLNIKTGGRSYGSSGAKVKGVDLDAPGSINGVPLLEVDLDSFEDKPWRKPGADLSDYFNYGFNEDTWKAYCEKQKRIRMGLEILPNKITVQQGRTGNMEKEMLLPPPKAEFTSPPPLFKTGIPSNRTSASSQSQTSTAARKTSSGIGKWQDRYGRADSPELSYFPACYTSERNVKFEKNPFISDLSDVVGRDHPSSLRFLPRRLAGAIDVIGQTITISRVEGRRRANENSNIQVLSDRSSTEVDGGFSKPPPFFPPGAPPTHLPPPPFLPPPPSVSTAPPLIPPPGYKGTGIPITVPPPGFPPPPGGPPPSLIPTIESGHSSGFDGRSARAFPYGGVTFPHLTGSAPAWSSLMDSSKQWDYYARRDKDRERERDRDRERDRDRDRERERTRERERERDHSPTPSVFNSDEERYRYREYADRGYERHRTSREKEERHRERRHREKEETRHKSSRSNSRRRHDSEEGDSHRRHKHKKSKKSKEGKETGGGEPAPEQENTEAAPAE; from the exons atGAGAATGAAGAGGAGAGGCCAGAGGAAGTACCTGCTAG CGCCCAACCCACTTCTGGAAATGAAGAAGAAGCAGTAGCTGAGAATGGTGTAGTGAAAACG AAAGTTACAGAAGCTGAGGATGATAGTGAcagtgatagtgatgatgatgaagatgatgttcAGGTCACTATAGGAGATATTAAAACAGGAGCTCCACAATATGG GTATGGCGCAGCACCTGTGAATCTCAATATTAAAACGGGAGGACGATCTTATGGCTCTTCAG GGGCAAAAGTGAAAGGAGTTGATCTTGATGCACCAGGAAGCATTAATGGTGTTCCGCTATTAGAAGTTGATTTGGATTCATTTGAGGATAAACCTTGGAGAAAACCAG GTGCTGAcctctcagattatttcaattaTGGATTTAATGAAGACACCTGGAAAGCATACTGTGAAAAACAAAAGAGGATACGAATGGGACTTGAAATTTTACCAAATAAAATTACG GTGCAGCAAGGCAGAACCGGAAACATGGAGAAAGAAATGTTACTTCCACCACCCAAAGCTGAGTTTACATCTCCCCCACCTTTATTCAAGACAGGAATCCCATCAAACAG AACCAGCGCTTCTTCTCAGTCGCAGACgagcactgcagccagaaaaACCAGTTCAGGCATCGGGAAGTGGCAGGATCGATATGGGAGGGCTGATTCGCCTGAACTAAG CTATTTCCCCGCATGTTACACTTCAGAACGTAATGTTAAGTTTGAGAAGAATCCCTTCATTTCAGACCTCTCGGATGTGGTGGGCAGAGATCATCCCTCCAGTCTCAGATTCCTCCCAAG aagGCTTGCTGGCGCTATAGATGTGATTGGACAGACTATCACAATTAGCCGAGTAGAAGGAAGACGACGTGCCAatgaaaacagcaacatacaG gTTCTTTCTGATCGTTCCAGTACTGAAGTGGATGGCGGTTTTTCCAAGCCTCCTCCGTTTTTTCCTCCAGGAGCTCCTCCTACTCACCTTccacctcctccttttctcccaccgCCACCGTCTGTCAGTACTGCCCCACCTCTGATTCCCCCTCCAG GATATAAAGGCACAG gtATACCAATAACTGTGCCACCGCCAG GCTTTCCTCCCCCACCTGGAGGACCACCACCGTCTCTTATACCAACAATAGAAAG TGGACATTCCTCTGGTTTTGATGGCCGCTCAGCTCGTGCATTTCCATATGGTGGTG TCACCTTTCCGCACCTTACAGGTTCTGCCCCAGCATGGTCTAGTCTTATGGATTCAAGCAAACAATGGGATTATTATGCAAGAAGAGATAAAGATCGAGAACGGGAGAGAGATCGAGATAGAGAACGGGACCGTGATCGGGACAGGGAACGAGAACGTACTCGTGAAAGGGAGCGTGAGCGTGATCATAGTCCAACTCCTAGTGTATTCAACAG TGATGAAGAACGTTATAGGTACAGAGAATATGCAGATAGAGGCTATGAGCGGCATAGAACaagcagagagaaagaagagcGGCACCGAGAAAGGAGACATCGAGAAAAGGAAGAGACGAGACACAAGTCATCGCGAAG TAACAGCAGACGTCGCCATGACAGTGAAGAGGGAGACAGCCACAGGAGGCACAAacacaaaaaatccaaaaagagcaaagaaggaaaagaaacaggTGGTGGAGAACCTGCCCCTGAACAGGAAAACACTGAAGCTGCCCCAGCAGAATAG